The Niveibacterium umoris genome includes the window CGCACGCGTGCCTTCCTGAAAGAAATCTCGCGCGGCGCGCGCGGCCCCCAGCTGATCCTGTCGCGCACGGCACCGGAATTTGTCATCAAGCTGTTCGAGCTCGAAGTGCCGGAAATGGAAGATGGGCTGCTGGAGATCAAGGCCTGCGCCCGCGACCCCGGCATGCGTTCCAAGATTGCCGTGAAAGCAAACGATGCCCGCATCGATCCAATCGGCACCTGCGTCGGCTTGCGTGGCTCGCGTGTCACCGCGGTTCGTAACGAACTCGGCGGCGAAAACATCGACATCGTCTTGTGGTCGGCCGACCCGGCTGAATTCGTCATCAAGGCGCTCGCACCGGCCGAAGTCTCTTCGATCGTGGTCGACGAAGAGGCGCATGCGATGGATGTGGTGGTCGACGAGAGCAATCTCGCAATTGCCATTGGCCGTGGCGGCCAGAACGTCAAGCTGGCTTCCGAGTTGACGGGCTGGCAGATCAACCTGATGACGGTGGAAGAGAGCGCGCAGAAGAGCGAGGCCGAGCGTGGCCGTCTGCGCAACGCATTTACCGAGAAACTGGATGTCGATAGCGAAGTTGCCGACATCCTGATCGACGAAGGCTTTACTTCCCTTGAGGAAATCGCCTACGTCCCGCTATCTGAAATGCTGGAAATCGAAGCCTTTGACGAAGAGACGGTCAACGAACTGCGGACACGTGCCCGCAATGTTCTGCTGACCGAAGCCATCGTCAGCGAGGAGCAACTCGAGCAGGTCGCTGAAGACCTGCTGGCACTCGAAGGCATGGACAAGCCACTCGCCGCCAAACTGGCGCGCGCTGGCGTTAAAACCCGTGACGATCTTGCCGACCTTGCCGTCGATGAGCTGACTGAAATCGCGGGTATCACCGACGAAAGTGCGAAGGCCCTGATTACCAAGGCCCGGGCGCACTGGTTCGAGTAAGACGGAGGTTGTTTCGGTTATGGCAGAAATGAGCGTGGCGCAGTTCGCCAGCGAGCTGAGGATGCCTGCATCCGTATTGCTTGAACAATTGCAGAAAGCCGGCGTTTCGAAATCGAGCGAAAGCGACTCGGTCAGCGAGACTGACAAGGCGCGTTTGCTAGATTACCTGCGCCGCTCTCACGGTGAGACCGCGCCCAAGGCGAAGATCACCCTGACGCGCAAGCAGACTTCGGAAATCAAGGCGTCGGATTCGACCGGCAAGGCCCGTACGATTCAGGTCGAGGTGCGCAAGAAGCGCGTTTTCGTCAAACGCGATCCTTCCGAACTGGTCGCCGAAGGCATGGGGCACGCAGAGTCGGACGAGGCACTCGATCACTCGGTGGTCGCTGAACTCGAGGCTCCTGCTGAAATCGAGCATGAGGTGTTCGCCGAGGTGGCTGTGCCTGCTGCCGAACCTGAGCCGGTACCGGTCGCAGAGCCTGAGCCCGTGCTTGCGGTTGAGCCTGAGCCCGTTGTCGAGCCCGAGCCCGCGCCGGAACCTGAAATCGCGGTCGCCGAACCTGAGAGCATCGAGGCGCCAGCGCCGCAGCCGGCTGCAGAAGCGACCCCGGTGCAGCGTTCGATTCAGGACATGCTTTCGCCCGAAGAGCGCGCGGTTCGTGAACGCGAAGCGCGTCGTGCCGCCGAACTCGCCCGTATTCAGGCAGAAGAATTGCGCTTGAAGCAGGCGCGGGAAGCTCGCAAGAAAGCCGACGAAGAGGCCGCCCGCCAGCGTGCGCTTGAGGCTGCGGAAAAAGCGCGCCAGCCGGCTCCTGCCGCAGCTGCGCCAGCAGGAAAATCCGGCACGCTGCACAAGCCGGTCAAGGCCGAAGGCGCCAAGGAAGAGAAGAAGGCTCCCGCCAAGAAAAACGAGCGCGAGGATGATTCGAAGCGCCGTCAGATCAAGACGCGCGGAGACGCTGGCGGCGGTGCTGCCGGTTGGCGCGGTGCGCGCGGTGGTGGCCGTCATGGCAAGGACAACAGCCGGCAGCAGGACACCAATTTCCATGCGCCGACTGAGCCGATCGTGCGCGAAGTCCACGTGCCCGAGACGATCTCGGTAGCGGATCTGGCGCACAAGATGGCGATCAAGGCCACCGAGCTCATCA containing:
- the nusA gene encoding transcription termination factor NusA — protein: MSREVLLLVDALSREKNVSKEIVFQALESALASATKKRIHDDSDVRVTIDRETGEHEAVRRWVVLPDAEVTNDESEMGIIDAREQFPDIQVGEYVEEALEPIDFGRIGAQAAKQVILQRIRDAEREQILNDFLERGEHLVTGNIKRMERGNAIVEVGRLEAVLPKDQMVPKENLRVGDRTRAFLKEISRGARGPQLILSRTAPEFVIKLFELEVPEMEDGLLEIKACARDPGMRSKIAVKANDARIDPIGTCVGLRGSRVTAVRNELGGENIDIVLWSADPAEFVIKALAPAEVSSIVVDEEAHAMDVVVDESNLAIAIGRGGQNVKLASELTGWQINLMTVEESAQKSEAERGRLRNAFTEKLDVDSEVADILIDEGFTSLEEIAYVPLSEMLEIEAFDEETVNELRTRARNVLLTEAIVSEEQLEQVAEDLLALEGMDKPLAAKLARAGVKTRDDLADLAVDELTEIAGITDESAKALITKARAHWFE